The genomic window AGCGCCTCCATCCGCGCGGAGAACCGCTCGGTGAAGCTGTCGTAGACGTCCTCGTGGACGATGAAGCGCTTGGCCGCGATGCAGGACTGGCCGTTGTTCTGGACGCGCGCGGTGACCGCGGTCCGCGCGGCCTTGTCGACGTCGGCCGAGGGCATCACCACGTAGGGGTCGCTGCCGCCGAGCTCCAGAACGGTCTTCTTCACCTCGTCGCCGGCGACGGACGCCACGGACCGTCCGGCGGGCTCGCTGCCGGTGAGGGTCGCGGCGGCGACACGCGGATCGCGCAGGACGCCCTCGACCGCGCCGGCACCGATGAGCAGGGTCTGGAAGCAGCCTTCGGGATAGCCCGCGCGGTGGAAGAGGTCGCCCAGGTAGAGGGCGGTCTGCGGGACGTTCGACGCGTGCTTGAGCAGCCCGGTGTTGCCCGCCATGAGCGCGGGCGCGGCGAACCGGACGACCTGCCAGAGGGGGAAGTTCCACGGCATGACGGCCAGGACGACGCCGAGCGGCCGGTAGTGGACGTGCGCCCGGGCGGCGCCCGAGTCCTTGGCCTCGGCGTCCGCGACGGGCTCGTCGGCGAGGAGTTCCTCGGCGCGGTCGGCGTACCAGCGCATCGCCTTGACGCACTTCGCGGCCTCGGCCCGCGCGGCCGTGACCGGCTTGCCCATCTCGGTGGTCATCGTCCGCGCGATGTCCTCCTGGTCCTTCTCCAGGAGCAGGGCGGCCTTCTTGAGCAGCAGCGCTCGCTCGCCGAAACCGGTGGTGCGGTACTGCCGGAACGCCTCGTGGGCGGCGGCCAGGCGGCTCTCGATCGCCTCGGGCCCGAGTGGTTCGAAGGTCTTGAGCGTCTCGCCGGTAGCGGGGTTCACCGTGGCGATGGGCATGGCTGTGTCCTCCTTGGACTCCCACCTACGACCCTGCCGCGCCGCCCGCGCCGATGCAACGCGGCGACACCGCGGCCACCGCTCCCGGCCACCGCTCCCTGCCGCAGCCCGCGGATCCCGGCCGCGGCCCCGGCCCCGGCCCTGCCCGGCCTGCGGCCCTTGGTCCGAACGGGCGCGGGCCCGGACGCCGACGTACGCTCGTCAGGTACCGACCGCACGCCACGGAACGCCGGGGACCGCCGGGCAGCACCAGGGAGGCGAGCGGCGTGAGCGGACATCGCTTCACCGCACACACGCCGGTGTCCGCGTGTGCGGCGGCCCTGGTCGTCGCGGTGCTGGTCATGGCGGGCGGCTCGCCGGCGTACGCGGGCGACGACATCGACTCCCTCAGCGCCCAGCAGATCTCCGAGCGGGCCAAGGAGGCCCTGCGCGGCGCCACCTCGGTGCACTTCGTCACCGAGGGCAGTCTGAACCCCGCGGGCACGACCAGCGAACTCGATCTCCGGCTGGACCGCGACGGCAACTGCGCCGGCACGGTCAGCACCGGCGCGAAGGGCTCCGTCGAGATCGTCAAGCGCGGTACGACGGTGTGGATGAAGCCGGACGAGACCTTCTGGAAGAGCCAGGTGCCGGGCACCGGGGAGCGCGCCGCGGAGCTCTTCAAGGACCGCTATCTGCGCGGGTCCACGGACGACCCCGTGCTCAGCAGCATGGCCGAGGTGTGTGATCTGGAGCGGCTGGTGAAGTCGGTCACCGGCTCCCCCGACCTGCGGCTCCCGCTCACCAAGGGCGAGAAGACCGAGGTCGACGGCGTCGAGGTGATCCCGGTGATCGCGAAGCAGGCGGGCAAGACGGTGACGATGTACGTGGCCGCCGAGGGCACGCCCTATCCGGTGCGCCTGGACGCGGTCCAGGCCGGTGAGGGCGAGGCGAGCATCGCCCTGTCGGACTACGGCGAGCCCGTTCCCTCCGCCACTCCCCCGGCGGACAGGTCGATCGACATTTCCACGCTGATGGAGCGGGGGAACTGAAGCAAACCCCCTCCAACCGCCGTGCGCCCCGATGGCGGTGGCCCGCACCGGACAGCAGACTCGGCCGCATGTCGGGCAAGCGAAGCGCCGGTCTTCTGCTGTTCCGGTCCGCGGGGCCGGGCGTCGAGGTGCTGATCGGGCACATGGGCGGCCCCTTCTGGGCTGCCCGCGACGTGGGCGCGTGGTCGATCCCCAAGGGTGAGCACGACCCCGACGAGGAGCCGGAGGCCGCCGCACACCGGGAGTTCGAGGAGGAGCTCGGACTGCCCGCGCCCGCGGGGGACCGCGTACCGCTGGGCGAGAGCCGCCAGCCGGGCGGGAAGCTCGTGACCGTCTGGGCGGTCGAGGGCGACCTCGATCCGGACCGGGTGGCGCCGGGCACCTTCCGCATGGAGTGGCCCCCGCGCTCAGGTGTGCTGCGCGACTTCCCCGAGATCGACCGCGTGGGCTGGTTCTCCCTGGAGCGCGCGGCCGAGCTGCTCGTCCCCGGCCAGCGGATCTTTCTGGACCGCCTCGCCCATCACATACAGATACGCGGCGGCCGCTGACAGCGGCCGTCCAGACCGAAGGAAGAACGCCCGTGCCCTCTCGTACCAAGGCCGTCGCCGCCGCAGGCGCGACGCTGCTCACCGCCGCCGTACTGCCCGCGGCCCTGCTCCCCGCCCCCGCCGCCACCGCCGGTTCCGCCTCCGAGGGCTCGGTGAGCGCGCGAGCGCTGCTGGACGCGCTGGGCAGCTGCGATCGAATATCGGACGGCCGGTACCGAATAGACGAGGACGAGGACGAGGACGTCCCGGTGTGCGGTATGCGCGATGTCGTGTACTGGAAGGCGGACATGGACATCGACTGCGACGGCTGGCCCACGGACGAGTGCAACAGCGACACGGACCCCTACTTCCAGGACGAGACCGCCTACGTGGACGCCGACGGGGACCCGCTCAGCTCCGAGTACGTGCCGTTCATCGTCGTCCCGGGGGCCGGCGGCCGCTGGGACTACAACGACTCCGGCATCCGCGGCGGCAGCGTCGCGGCCGTCGTCTACGGCGACAGGGTGGTGTACGCGGTCGTCGGGGACGTCGGGCCGAGCAACATCATCGGCGAGGCGTCGTGGGCCACGGCCGACGCGCTCGGCATAGACCCCGACCCGCAGATCGGCGGCGTCAACTCCGGTGTGACGTACATCGTGTTCCGTGACTCCCAGGTCTCCCCGATCCACTCCCACCGGGCCGCCGTCACGCTGGGCAACCGGCTGGCGCGGGAGTTCGTCGGCGACTGACCGGGGCACCCCGCCATGGATCCCGTGGAGGCACTGGACCGGATCGCCTTTCTGCTGGAGCGGTCCGGGGCGCCGACGTACCGCGTACGGGCCTTCCGTACGGCGTCGGCGGCCGTCGACGCGCTCGGTGCGCGCGAGACCGCCGAGCGGGCCGCGGCGGCCGGATCACTGGAGGCCGTTCGGGGACTGGGGCCCAAGACGGCGCAGGTGGTGCGGGAGGCCCTGGCCGGTGAGGTGCCCGCGTATCTGCGCCGGCTGGAGGAGGAGGCCGGCGCAGGCCCCGGCGAGGGGGACGCCGGGGCGCGGCTGCGGGCGGCGCTGCGCGGCGACTGCCATCTGCATTCGGACTGGTC from Streptomyces sp. FIT100 includes these protein-coding regions:
- a CDS encoding glycoside hydrolase family 75 protein; the encoded protein is MPSRTKAVAAAGATLLTAAVLPAALLPAPAATAGSASEGSVSARALLDALGSCDRISDGRYRIDEDEDEDVPVCGMRDVVYWKADMDIDCDGWPTDECNSDTDPYFQDETAYVDADGDPLSSEYVPFIVVPGAGGRWDYNDSGIRGGSVAAVVYGDRVVYAVVGDVGPSNIIGEASWATADALGIDPDPQIGGVNSGVTYIVFRDSQVSPIHSHRAAVTLGNRLAREFVGD
- a CDS encoding NUDIX domain-containing protein: MSGKRSAGLLLFRSAGPGVEVLIGHMGGPFWAARDVGAWSIPKGEHDPDEEPEAAAHREFEEELGLPAPAGDRVPLGESRQPGGKLVTVWAVEGDLDPDRVAPGTFRMEWPPRSGVLRDFPEIDRVGWFSLERAAELLVPGQRIFLDRLAHHIQIRGGR